A genomic region of Stenotrophomonas sp. NA06056 contains the following coding sequences:
- a CDS encoding ABC transporter permease yields MLDSMREVRSHLGRASLLFVQAALASLACAFALQSAVGGFSRLNTRGIEGAETIGVIRVSDIEEGAAPSMVRSDLSTIQFPGVRQAVASDSVPFGGRAHHYGACTSDAAMAHAMAAGSSDVAGCDRIPVVTASPGLLTMLGARIVMGRLPADHEASDSAPVVLISEALADHLFGVESAVGRQLYFGPGSSRVIVGVFSSIVGPAPGGNDRDSQWALFPGFPSGTSRYYLTRSHSEVDRVLLDRTVEALQRPYRVVIPTGVDTLAGYRDAYLRADRFTTSMLAFMAAVVLGVLMAGVYGVVGAWLERRRRSIGIRRTLGARGSVILAEIIFEVGIFTVPGAVLGACSLHLLWSPQDEVASSPWLAGLVAFMLVMAASLAALLPSAWRTVREEPLALLKPF; encoded by the coding sequence ATGCTGGATTCAATGCGGGAAGTACGTAGCCACCTGGGCCGCGCGTCGCTGCTGTTCGTGCAAGCCGCACTTGCCAGCCTGGCCTGCGCCTTTGCCCTGCAATCTGCAGTAGGCGGTTTCTCACGATTGAACACGCGGGGCATCGAGGGTGCGGAGACGATCGGTGTCATCCGCGTCTCCGACATCGAAGAGGGGGCGGCACCTTCGATGGTGCGATCAGACCTTTCCACGATCCAGTTTCCCGGCGTCCGGCAGGCCGTCGCCAGCGACTCGGTTCCGTTCGGGGGCAGGGCCCATCACTACGGCGCATGCACCAGCGATGCGGCCATGGCACACGCTATGGCGGCCGGCAGCAGTGACGTGGCAGGCTGTGATCGCATTCCCGTGGTGACCGCCAGCCCTGGCTTGCTGACGATGCTGGGGGCACGGATCGTGATGGGGCGTTTGCCGGCAGATCATGAGGCGAGCGACAGCGCGCCTGTTGTGTTGATCAGCGAGGCGCTGGCCGATCATCTTTTTGGCGTGGAGAGCGCAGTAGGTCGTCAGCTGTACTTTGGGCCGGGTAGCAGCAGAGTGATCGTTGGCGTGTTCTCGTCCATCGTCGGGCCCGCGCCAGGCGGAAATGATCGGGATTCGCAGTGGGCGCTGTTTCCCGGCTTCCCCTCTGGCACGAGCCGCTATTACCTGACCCGATCCCACTCGGAGGTGGATCGCGTGCTGCTTGATCGCACCGTCGAGGCGTTGCAGCGCCCCTATCGCGTCGTCATTCCGACAGGCGTTGACACGCTGGCGGGGTATCGCGACGCCTACCTGCGGGCGGATCGCTTCACGACGTCCATGCTCGCATTCATGGCCGCGGTGGTGCTGGGTGTGCTGATGGCCGGCGTGTACGGCGTGGTCGGCGCATGGCTGGAGCGTAGGCGGCGTTCCATCGGCATCCGGCGAACGTTGGGTGCGCGGGGATCGGTGATCCTCGCCGAGATCATCTTCGAAGTCGGCATCTTCACGGTTCCCGGCGCCGTGCTCGGTGCCTGTTCGCTGCACCTGCTCTGGTCGCCGCAGGATGAGGTTGCGTCATCGCCGTGGCTGGCGGGGCTGGTGGCCTTCATGCTGGTGATGGCGGCCAGCCTTGCTGCCCTGCTGCCCAGCGCATGGCGAACCGTACGGGAGGAGCCCTTGGCATTGTTGAAGCCATTCTGA